Genomic segment of Dactylococcopsis salina PCC 8305:
ACTCGGGATTCAGCGCAGCGGTTTTCCTTTTCAACTACGGGACTTTTACCCTCTCTGGTGCAGTTTTCAGTTGCTTCGTTTAAGAGTCTCCGTCTGACCATTGCTGTCCCACGACCCCTCTCACCGCAGTGGGAGGTTTAGGCTGCTCCCCGTTCGCTCGCCGCTACTAGGGGAATCACTCTTGTTTTCTTTTCCTACGGTTACTAAGATGTTTCAGTTCGCCGCGTTGGCTCGTTTCTGCCTATAGATTCAGCAGACCGTTCTTGGGGTTGCCCCATTCGGATACTTGCGGCTCTAGGCTTATTTCCAGCTCCCCGCAACGTTTCGTCGGTTACCACGTCCTTCTTCGCCTCGATGTGCCTAGGGCTTTACCGTTAGCTCTTTTTCGCTTGACCTCGGTTAAGTTTCCTTAACTTTCTTGGTGATTATGCAGTTTTCAAGGTTCTGGTCTGGACAAGTGTCCAGCAGTCGTTAGCTATCCTAACGGTGCTGAATCCTTGTATGGAGGTAAGCGGACTCGAACCGCTGACTCCCTGCGTGCAAGGCAGGTGCTCTACCAACTGAGCTATACCCCCGCTATGGGCTATCCTGGACTTGAACCAGGGACCTCACCCTTATCAGGGGTGCGCTCTAACCAACTGAGCTAATAGCCCAGGTTCCCCAAACCCGGTTGGAAAAGCCTACTGATTTCTACCACGACCGACCTCGGAGTTGAAGGGTCTCTCTTACTTCTTTTTCAGAGTTTCCCCTACCTTGGGTCTCCTTTTAAGGAGGTGATCCAGCCACACCTTCCGGTACGGCTACCTTGTTACGACTTCACCCCAGTCACTAGCCCAGCCTTCGGCGCCCCCCTCCACACGGGTTAGGGTAACGACTTCGGGCTTGGCCAGCTTCCATGGTGTGACGGGCGGTGTGTACAAGGCCCGGGAACGAATTCACCGCCGTATTCTGACCGGCGATTACTAGCGATTCCTCCTTCAAGCAGGCGAGTTGCAGCCTGCTATCTGAACTGAGGCCGAGTTTGATGGGATTTGCTGGCTCTTGCGAGTTCGCTTCCCTCTGTCCCGACCATTGTAGGACGTGTGTCGCCCAGAGCATAAGGGGCATGCTGACTTGACGTCATCCTCACCTTCCTCCGGTTTGTCACCGGCAGTCTCCCTAGAGTTCCCAACCTAATGCTGGCAACTAAGGACGAGGGTTGCGCTCGTTGCGGGACTTAACCCAACATCTCACGACACGAGCTGACGACAGCCATGCACCACCTGTCTCCGCGTTCCCGAAGGCACTCCCCACTTTCATGGGGATCCGCGGGATGTCAAGCCCTGGTAAGGTTCTTCGCGTTGCATCGAATTAAACCACATCCTCCACCGCTTGTGCGGGCCCCCGTCAATTCCTTTGAGTTTCACACTTGCGTGCGTACTCCCCAGGCGGGATACTTAACGCGTTAGCTTCGGCACGGCTTGGGTCGATACAAACCACGCCTAGTATCCATCGTTTACGGCTAAGACTACAGGGGTATCTAATCCCTTTCGCTACCTTAGCTTTCGTCCCTGAGGGTCAGGTGCGACCCAGTAGAGCGCTTTCGCCACCGGTGTTCTTCCCAATCTCTACGCATTTCACCGCTACACTGGGAATTCCCTCTACCCCTGTCGCCCTCTAGCGCACCCGTTTCCACTGCCACACCGGAGTTAAGCTCCGACCTTTGACAGCAGACTTGATGCGCCCCCTGCGGACGCTTTACGCCCAATAATTCCGGATAACGCTTGCCTCCTCCGTATTACCGCGGCTGCTGGCACGGAGTTAGCCGAGGCTGATTCCTCAGGTACCGTCAGTCATTCTTCCCTGAGAAAAGTGGTTGACAGCCCAAGAGCCTTCTTCCCACACGCGGCGTTGCTCCGTCAGGCTTTCGCCCATTGCGGAAAATTCCCCACTGCTGCCTCCCGTAGGAGTCTGGGCCGTGTCTCAGTCCCAGTGTGGCTGCTCATCCTCTCAGACCAGCTACCGATCGACGCTTTGGTAGGCTTTTACCCCACCAACTAACTAATCGGACGCGAGCTCCTCTTCTAGCGGAAAACCATTTCACCTTTCGGCGTATTGGGGATTAGCCGTCGTTTCCAACGGTTGTCCCCATCTAGAAGGTAGATTCTCACGCGTTACTCACCCGTCCGCCACTAAGTCCGAAGACTTCGTTCGACTTGCATGTGTTAAGCACGCCGCCAGCGTTCATCCTGAGCCAGGATCAAACTCTCCATGTTGAGAACCTGCGGCTCGTTTGTTTCTACGTTTCCGTTTTAATAAATTTGACGTGGAAGCGTTAACGTTTTACCGTTAACTTAGGCTTTTCCAACTTATGAATTTGTCTAGGTTCAGGTGGCTCGGTTTCGGTGGGCGTGACCGCCTCCGTTTCGAGCGCATTCACTAATATAGGGGTTATTTCAAGAAGTGTCAACCCTTTTTTCAAGTTTTTTCTGACTTTTTTTCTGTTCCTTGCTGGCTGGGGATTGTGGCAGAATGTGAAAAGCACATTGATCGCAATATTGGGGAAGAATCGAGAATGTCTGCAAAAAATTTCCAGTCCGTAGTGGCAACTTTAAATCAGTTCTGGCGCGATGCCTTCAGCTCGGTCTCCGACCTACGCGCTTGTCTTATTGCCCAGCCTTACGACACAGAAAAGGGAGCGGGAACAATGAGTCCTCATACTTTTCTACGGGCGATCGGACCGGAACCTTGGTCGGTTGCTTATATTGAGCCGTGTCGTCGTCCCACAGATGGACGCTATGGGGAAAACCCGAATCGGTTTCAACACTATTATCAGTATCAAGTTCTCATTAAACCCTCTCCCTCGAATATCCAAGAGTTATTCCTAGACTCGTTACGAGCGTTAGGGATTCAACCAGAAGATCATGATGTGCGATTTGTAGAGGATAATTGGGAATCTCCTACTTTAGGAGCTTGGGGAGTCGGCTGGGAAGTTTGGCTCGATGGGATGGAAATTACTCAGTTCACTTATTTCCAACAGTGTGGGGGAATTGACTGTGATCCCGTTTCCATTGAAATTACCTATGGGTTAGAACGGATTGCTATGTATTTACAGGAAGTTGATGCGCTCCCGAAAATTCAGTGGAATGATGAACTGAATTATGGAGACGTTCATCTACAAGGGGAAATTGAACAATGTACTTATAATTTTGAAGCGTCTAACCCTGAGTTATTGTTCCAATTGTTTACTCTTTATGAACAAGAAGCAAACCAACTGATAGACAAAGGGTTAGTTCTACCGAGTTTAGACTATGTTCTCAAGTGTTCTCATACGTTTAACTTGCTCGAAGCCAGAGGAGTGATTTCAGTAACCGAGCGAACCCGATATATTGGTCGCATTCGTGCTTTGGCTCGGAAAACGGCTCAACGGTATTATGAACAGCGAGAACAGTTAGGATTTCCTTTGCTTAAATCCAGTTAGTCTTATATTGCTGCTTAAAAAATCTTGAACATGAGGAGAACAATTGATGAATCTTACAGAATTATTAGAACCGATCGCGCAGTTTTTTCGTTCCCTAAATCTTCCTGAACCGATTACCCATTGGGGACATCCCGCAATGATGGGAATTGTTATTTTTGTGATGGGAACATTTGTGGGAATTACTGGTTGGAAAGGACGTTTAGCTAATGAGGAAGCAGTGATCATTGAAAACCGTAGTAACCACCGTAAACTCGCTCCCTGGATGTTTACGTTTATGGCGTTAGGTTACACAGGTGGTTTACTATCATTAGTTATGCAACAAGAACCGATTTTGGAAAGTCCGCATTTTATAACAGGAACGGTTGTTTTAGGATTGCTGGCTGTCAATGGCTTAATTTCTTTGAGTGGCTTTGGTGGTGAGAAAAAACAATTGAGAACCGCTCATGCTATTTTAGGGAGTTTGGCTTTAGCAATTATGGTGATTCACGCTTTGCTAGGTTTGAAATTAGGTTTAGCAATTTAGGATATCAAAGAGCGTTTAAGATTCTAAGAAAAACCAGTTTCTATTTCTATGAACTAGGTTGGGTTCGCTTCCATTTACCCAACCTACTCGCTCTCTTCAATTAGTTGCTATATTAGTAAGCAATTACTCGCAAACATTTCAGCATTTTAAGGAAAATGTATGGGAAGGATATTCCGCTTTTTTGTTTAGCCTATATTTTGGGTCTTTTGATTACTTCCGCAATCGATCAATATGCGCTGACTATTCTGATTTTTGGATTAATTACAGGTGGACTGGCTTGGAAGTTTGCTTCTTATCATCAATGGTTGGGGTTACGATCGCGCTCTCTGTTAGTCATTATTTTAATTATCTTAACCAGCTTTTTTTACTTTTATCTCCGTTTCCCTACCGCAAAAAGTAACGATGTTAGTCAAATTATTCCC
This window contains:
- the glyQ gene encoding glycine--tRNA ligase subunit alpha, with product MSAKNFQSVVATLNQFWRDAFSSVSDLRACLIAQPYDTEKGAGTMSPHTFLRAIGPEPWSVAYIEPCRRPTDGRYGENPNRFQHYYQYQVLIKPSPSNIQELFLDSLRALGIQPEDHDVRFVEDNWESPTLGAWGVGWEVWLDGMEITQFTYFQQCGGIDCDPVSIEITYGLERIAMYLQEVDALPKIQWNDELNYGDVHLQGEIEQCTYNFEASNPELLFQLFTLYEQEANQLIDKGLVLPSLDYVLKCSHTFNLLEARGVISVTERTRYIGRIRALARKTAQRYYEQREQLGFPLLKSS
- a CDS encoding DUF4079 domain-containing protein, encoding MNLTELLEPIAQFFRSLNLPEPITHWGHPAMMGIVIFVMGTFVGITGWKGRLANEEAVIIENRSNHRKLAPWMFTFMALGYTGGLLSLVMQQEPILESPHFITGTVVLGLLAVNGLISLSGFGGEKKQLRTAHAILGSLALAIMVIHALLGLKLGLAI